One Ferribacterium limneticum genomic window, GAGTGATTCACATATTCCTGAATCTGCTCCGGGTCCTTGAGGTCGATTTCATGGACCTTGGACAGGTCGCCATTGATGATGGCGCCGCGCGGCAGCAGCAGGTTGCCGGCCGAGTAGTCGTTGGCCTTGTCCGGGATGTCGCCGTAGGACATGACGTTCTTCGACGACAGGCCACCACCGTGCAGCCAGCCTTTGTAGAACTTGGCGATGGCGATCAGGTCGGGGATGTACACCTGCTCGGTGAACTCGATGCTGCGGTCGATGATGCTCTTGACCAGATTGAGCCGCTCCATGTTCACGGCGCCGACCGCCCCCGTGCCTTCCATGTTGATGGCGCAAGGCACGCCGCCGACCAGCCAGTTCGGATGCGGGTTCTTGCCACCGAAGATGGTGTGCACCTTGACGATTTCCTTCTGGAAATCGAGGGCTTCGAGGTAGTGCGCCACGGCCATCAGGTTGGCTTCGGGCGGCAGCTTGTAGGCCGGATTGCCCCAGTAGCCGTTCATGAATGGGCCAAGCTGGCCGGATTCGACAAATTTCTTGAGGCGATTCTGGATGTCGCGGAAATAACCCGGCGACGACAGCGGCCAGCTCGAAATGCTCTGGGCCAGCGCCGAGGTGGCTTTCGGATCGGCTTTCAGCGCCGAGACGACATCGACCCAGTCGAGCGCATGCAGGTGGTAGAAGTGCACCAGATGGTCATGCACCTGCAGGTTGAGCTGCATGATGTTGCGGATACTGTTGGCGTTTTCCGGAATCTTGATGTTGAGCGCATCCTCGACGGCGCGCACCGAAGTCAACGCGTGGGTGCCGGTACAGACACCGCAGATGCGTTCGGTGAAGGCCCAGGCGTCACGCGGATCGCGGCCCTTGAGAATGACTTCGAGGCCGCGCCACATGGTCCCTGTGGACACGGCATTGCGGATGACGTTCTTGTCGTCGAGATTGACTTCCACCCGCAGGTGGCCTTCGATGCGGCAGACCGGGTCAACGACGACGCGCTTGCCGGAGTTGTCGAGCTTGAATCCTTGAGTTTCGTAAGCAGCCATTTTTTACTGTTCCCCCTCTTTTTCCGGTTGACCGTGGGAAGTCGAATTCCGCGCCCTCGCCAGTGCCGAGACGGCGGCGTGGGCAGCAATCGCGGCGCCAACGGTGCCGGCGGCAGCCTTGCCAATGGTGTCGGCGTTCGCTTCGACGCCGAACTGCTTGATGTCGGTCACCCGGTCGTAGAAGCTGCCCTTGTCCCAGAAGCCCTCTTCAGAGCAACCGATACAGCCGTGGCCGGACTGCACCGGCCAGCTGACGCCGCCGTTCCATCGCATCGACGAACAGGCGTTGTAGGTCGTCGGCCCCTTGCAGCCCATCTTGTACAGACAGTGACCCTTGCGCGAACCCTCGTCGTCCCAGGCTTCGGCG contains:
- a CDS encoding nickel-dependent hydrogenase large subunit, translating into MAAYETQGFKLDNSGKRVVVDPVCRIEGHLRVEVNLDDKNVIRNAVSTGTMWRGLEVILKGRDPRDAWAFTERICGVCTGTHALTSVRAVEDALNIKIPENANSIRNIMQLNLQVHDHLVHFYHLHALDWVDVVSALKADPKATSALAQSISSWPLSSPGYFRDIQNRLKKFVESGQLGPFMNGYWGNPAYKLPPEANLMAVAHYLEALDFQKEIVKVHTIFGGKNPHPNWLVGGVPCAINMEGTGAVGAVNMERLNLVKSIIDRSIEFTEQVYIPDLIAIAKFYKGWLHGGGLSSKNVMSYGDIPDKANDYSAGNLLLPRGAIINGDLSKVHEIDLKDPEQIQEYVNHSWYKYADESKGLHPFDGVTEPSFVLGPNTKGTKTNIKELDEGGKYSWIKAPRWRGHAMEVGPLARYIIGYAQKNPEFKEPVDALLKELDVPVTALFSTLGRTAARGLECQWAAHKMSYFFDKLMTNLKAGDLNTANIEKWEPSTWPKEAMGAGFTEAPRGALGHWIKIKDTKIDNYQCVVPTTWNGGPRDHKGQIGAFEAALMDTPVAKADEPLEILRTLHSFDPCLACSTHVMSPDGQEMTSVKVR